GCCAGTCGCATTTGCGAGTCGCATTTTTTCAAGCAATCTAGAAAAAGGAATGATTGATATCGAAGGATCCTGGATACCACTTCGATTTGTAAATAAATCAAAACAAAATAAAATAAAATTATCTATAGAGAATTGGAATCCAGATAAAAAAAAAGAAATTATTGAAATAATTAAAAATAGATTTATTTTTCAAAGCCCTCTTCAAAAAATCAAAATAAATCCTCTTCAAGAAATAAGCCTAAAAACAGAGCAATTCGATTCAGTCCTTCTAGGCTTAGGAACTGATCGTTTGATCGAGCAAATCAATAAACTCAACCAACTACAAAAATCATTACCAAATCTTTTAATCAACACAAAAGTAAAAATCGTGGATCTTAAAGATCCAAGCAAACCAGAATTAAAAATAGAAAAATTGCTAGACAATGGAAAGTAAAAGCCTTGCTATAACATGTTTCCTTTGAAATCATTATTATATTTGGAGCAATTCAAGGTCAATCTAGGAAATTAATTTGTTAATCAATTTGAACCCATAAGCCAACAGAATTCATAGATGATGTTCATAATGCCCAAAACGAGTTCTAATCCTGAATATGGTGATGGGAATGGGAAACAAACCTAGTTTCAACATGGATGAAGGAATCCTACCCAGTCAATCTGCACGTATTGAGGTTATTGGCGTTGGGGGCGGAGGAAGTAATGCCGTCAATCGCATGATTAATAGCGATCTTGATGGAGTCACATATCGCGTACTCAATACAGACGCTCAAGCTCTAATACAATCATCCGCTACTCATAGAGTTCAGCTTGGTCAAAGCTTAACTAGAGGGCTTGGAGCAGGCGGTAATCCAAGTATTGGGCAGAAGGCAGCAGAAGAATCGAGGGCTGATCTTCAACAAGCATTAGAAGGGGTAGACCTAGTTTTTATTGCCGCCGGTATGGGAGGAGGTACTGGAACCGGAGCAGCCCCTGTTGTTGCT
This is a stretch of genomic DNA from Prochlorococcus marinus str. MIT 0912. It encodes these proteins:
- a CDS encoding cell division protein FtsQ/DivIB yields the protein MRPLKSNRRKKGTLNNYNRISTKKVSFIAQNKTFLIELWQLLFFSSTSIFLILSFSNQAWKPIGFDQTKITGLSGITKNDIKKTTSIFFPKNLLELNPKEIESYLIKKLPIKGVSVSRKFFPPEIHVNVLEREPVAFASRIFSSNLEKGMIDIEGSWIPLRFVNKSKQNKIKLSIENWNPDKKKEIIEIIKNRFIFQSPLQKIKINPLQEISLKTEQFDSVLLGLGTDRLIEQINKLNQLQKSLPNLLINTKVKIVDLKDPSKPELKIEKLLDNGK